The Papilio machaon chromosome 3, ilPapMach1.1, whole genome shotgun sequence genome window below encodes:
- the LOC106712463 gene encoding glycerophosphodiester phosphodiesterase GDPD6, which produces MGRAIVVWLMAASLGFCNIVIGAPPAALTRAMPRRGADSCRPLVIAHRGASGYVPEHTLGAYALAITMGADYVEPDLVMTADGHLIARHDNELGLTTDVAQRPEFADRLRTQIVDGRQMTGWFTEDFTLAEIKTLRAIERIPNSRPGNARMNGAFDIPTFQEIIDLVKSMEISEGRTIGIYPEIKHGTHFQNLGLAMERPLVDAFHRNGYIGPLAPAYIQSFEVNNLKELKELTDLRLIQLYGGNPANQPFDQFVTGTKLTYAEMATPEGLREIAKYAHAVGPDKSYIIPRKVDNTLGKPTNFVKDAHAAGLEVHPYTFRAENSFLPAEYRSESLSGAAIGNFTGELITFIATGIDGLFADQPDVPLRIRDICLENKL; this is translated from the coding sequence ATGGGCAGAGCAATAGTGGTGTGGTTGATGGCAGCTTCGCTTGGCTTCTGCAATATAGTGATCGGCGCTCCTCCGGCCGCTCTCACCCGAGCTATGCCGAGGAGAGGAGCTGACAGCTGCAGGCCGCTCGTGATCGCCCACCGCGGCGCCAGCGGCTACGTGCCGGAGCACACGCTGGGCGCCTACGCCCTCGCCATCACCATGGGCGCGGACTACGTCGAGCCTGACCTCGTGATGACCGCCGACGGACACCTCATCGCCCGACACGACAACGAGCTTGGCCTTACCACGGACGTCGCGCAGCGCCCAGAATTCGCTGATCGCTTAAGAACACAAATTGTCGACGGCCGACAAATGACCGGTTGGTTCACTGAAGATTTCACCCTCGCCGAAATAAAAACGCTGCGAGCTATTGAACGCATACCAAACTCGAGGCCTGGCAATGCAAGAATGAATGGCGCTTTTGACATTCCTACGTTCCAAGAAATTATAGATCTTGTAAAAAGTATGGAAATAAGCGAAGGACGTACCATAGGCATTTATCCGGAAATCAAACACGGTACTCACTTCCAAAATTTAGGATTGGCCATGGAGCGACCGCTTGTTGACGCATTTCACAGAAATGGATACATCGGACCTCTAGCTCCGGCTTACATTCAATCGTtcgaagtaaataatttgaaggAGCTTAAGGAGCTGACGGATCTTCGTTTAATACAGTTGTACGGCGGTAACCCGGCAAACCAGCCGTTCGATCAATTCGTTACTGGCACAAAACTGACATACGCCGAAATGGCAACACCAGAAGGGCTCAGAGAAATTGCAAAGTATGCGCACGCCGTGGGACCGGATAAGAGCTATATTATACCTCGTAAAGTGGACAATACATTGGGCAAACCCACTAACTTTGTGAAAGATGCTCACGCAGCGGGTTTGGAAGTACACCCGTACACTTTCCGTGCTGAGAACTCTTTCTTGCCTGCGGAATATCGGAGCGAAAGCCTATCAGGGGCGGCCATTGGGAATTTTACCGGagaattaataacttttattgcGACCGGCATTGATGGACTGTTCGCTGACCAACCGGATGTTCCGTTACGTATCAGAGATATATGTTTGGAAAACAAGCTATAG